A stretch of Lathyrus oleraceus cultivar Zhongwan6 chromosome 6, CAAS_Psat_ZW6_1.0, whole genome shotgun sequence DNA encodes these proteins:
- the LOC127091291 gene encoding uncharacterized protein LOC127091291 isoform X3 encodes MTARGSDPIRGRFRPEMAMALAIVLISTTVVSVAADGYPYSSPPPPTYEYKSPPPSTPSPPPPYEYKSPPPPPIEPPYEYKSPPPPPIEHKAPPYEYKSPPPPSASPPPPYEYKSPPPPSSSPPPPYYYKSPPPPSPSPPPPYYYKSPPPPSPSPPPPYYYKSPPPPSPVYKYNSPPPPSPTYVYKSPPPPTPVYKYKSPPPPSPTYVYKSPPPPTPVYKYKSPPPPSPTYVYKSPPPPTPVYKYKSPPPPSPTYVYKSPPPPTPVYKPPYYYNSPPPPTPVYKYKSPPPPSPTYVYKSPPPPTPVYKPPYYYNSPPPPTPVYKYNSPPPPSPTYVYKSPPPPAPVYKYNSPPPPTPVYKYNSPPPPSPVYKYNSPPPPSPVYVYKSPPPPTPVYKPPYYYNSPPPPTPVYKYNSPPPPSPTYVYKSPPPPSPVYKPPYYYNSPPPPTPVYKYNSPPPPTPVYKYNSPPPPTYYYNSPPPPVKSPPPPTPYYYQSPPPPKYTPPPYYYSSPPPPVVYPPHPYHHSLIVKVVGKVYSYKCYNWEYPEKSHDKKHLKGAVVEVKCKAGRNIIKAYGKTKNNGKYAITIPNFNYVKYGPTVCKAKLHAPPKGSPFNIPTKLNEGTDLWVKSKDKYEVVLKAKPFAYASKKHYEECEKPKPSPTPYYYKSPPPPTPTYIYKSPPPPSPTYVYKSPPPPSPIYKPPYYYNSPPPPTPVYKYNSPPPPSPTYVYKSPPPPSPAYKPPYYYNSPPPPTPVYKYNSPPPPSPTYVYKSPPPPSPIYKPPYYYNSPPPPTPVYKYNSPPPPSPTYVYKSPPPPSPVYKPPYYYNSPPPPTPVYKYNSPPPPSPTYVYKSPPPPSPVYKPPYYYNSPPPPTPVYKYNSPPPPSPTYVYKSPPPPSPAYKPPYYYNSPPPPTPVYKYNSPPPPSPTYVYKSPPPPSPVYKPPYYYNSPPPPTPVYKYSSPPPPTPVYKYNSPPPPSPTYVYKSPPPPSPVYKPPYYYNSPPPPSPTYKYNSPPPPSPTYVYKSPPPPSPTYVYKSPPPPSPVYKPPYYYNSPPPPTPVYKYNSPPPPTPVYKYNSPPPPTPIYKPPYYYNSPPPPTPVYKYNSPPPPTPVYKYNSPPPPTPVYKYNSPPPPTPVYKYNSPPPPSPVYKYNSPPPPSPVYKYNSPPPPSPVYKYNSPPPPTPVYKYNSPPPPSPVYKYNSPPPPSPVYKYNSPPPPTPVYKYNSPPPPTPVYKYNSPPPPTPVYKYKSPPPPSPTYEYKSPPPPTPVYKYKSPPPPSPTYVYKSPPPPTPVYKYNSPPPPSPSHPPPYYYNSPPPPSPSPPPPYYYQSPPPPSSSPPPPYYYQSPPPPSPTPHTPYYYKSPPPPTSSPPPPYHYVSPPPPTSSPPPPYHYTSPPPPSPSPAPTYIYKSPPPPVKSPPPPAYIYASPPPPIYK; translated from the exons ATGACTGCTAGGGGCAGTGACCCCATAAGGGGTCGGTTTCGGCCGGAAATGGCCATGGCATTGGCCATTGTTCTGATTTCTACTACTGTGGTTTCTGTTGCTGCTGATGGTTACCCATACAGTTCTCCTCCACCACCAACTTATGAGTACAAGTCACCTCCACCATCAACTCCTTCACCACCACCTCCTTATGAGTACAAGTCACCCCCTCCACCACCCATTGAACCTCCTTATGAGTACAAGTCACCCCCTCCACCACCCATTGAACATAAGGCTCCACCATATGAGTACAAGTCACCTCCACCACCATCTGCCTCACCCCCACCTCCTTATGAGTACAAGTCTCCTCCACCACCTTCTTCATCACCTCCACCTCCTTACTACTATAAATCTCCACCACCACCCTCTCCCTCACCTCCACCACCTTACTACTACAAATCTCCTCCACCACCCTCTCCTTCCCCTCCTCCACCTTACTATTACAAGTCTCCCCCACCACCATCACCTGTTTACAAATACAATTCACCACCTCCACCATCACCAACTTATGTGTACAAATCTCCTCCTCCTCCAACACCAGTTTATAAATATAAATCACCACCTCCACCATCACCAACATATGTGTACAAGTCTCCTCCTCCTCCAACACCAGTTTACAAGTATAAGTCACCACCTCCACCATCACCAACATATGTGTACAAGTCTCCTCCTCCTCCAACACCAGTTTACAAGTATAAGTCACCACCTCCACCATCACCAACATATGTGTACAAGTCTCCTCCTCCTCCAACACCGGTATACAAACCTCCATACTACTACAATTCACCTCCTCCTCCAACACCAGTTTACAAATACAAATCACCACCTCCTCCATCACCAACTTACGTGTACAAGTCTCCTCCTCCACCAACACCAGTATACAAACCCCCATACTACTATAACTCACCTCCTCCTCCAACACCAGTTTACAAGTATAATTCACCACCTCCACCATCACCAACTTACGTGTACAAGTCTCCTCCTCCTCCCGCACCAGTTTATAAGTACAACTCACCACCTCCTCCAACACCAGTATACAAATACAACTCACCACCTCCTCCATCACCAGTTTACAAGTACAACTCACCACCTCCTCCATCACCAGTTTACGTCTACAAGTCACCACCCCCACCAACACCTGTATACAAACCCCCATACTACTACAACTCACCTCCTCCTCCAACACCAGTGTACAAGTACAATTCACCACCTCCACCGTCACCAACTTACGTGTACAAGTCACCACCCCCACCATCACCTGTATACAAACCCCCATACTACTACAACTCACCTCCTCCTCCAACACCAGTGTACAAGTACAATTCACCTCCTCCTCCAACACCGGTGTACAAATATAATTCACCTCCTCCTCCAACTTACTACTACAATTCGCCACCACCTCCGGTAAAATCTCCTCCTCCACCAACACCTTACTACTACCAATCTCCACCACCACCCAAGTACACTCCACCTCCATACTACTATAGCTCTCCTCCTCCCCCTGTTGTGTATCCCCCACATCCATATCACCACTCATTGATTGTGAAGGTAGTGGGTAAAGTCTACAGCTACAAGTGCTATAACTGGGAGTATCCTGAAAAGTCTCATGACAAGAAACACCTCAAAG GTGCTGTTGTTGAGGTCAAATGCAAAGCTGGAAGGAACATCATCAAGGCGTACGGTAAAACTAAGAACAATGGAAAGTACGCCATCACAATTCCAAACTTTAACTATGTGAAATATGGTCCCACAGTGTGCAAAGCCAAACTACATGCTCCACCTAAAGGCTCTCCATTCAACATCCCAACTAAGCTCAATGAGGGAACCGACTTGTGGGTAAAATCTAAAGACAAGTATGAAGTTGTGCTCAAGGCAAAGCCATTCGCCTATGCTTCTAAGAAGCATTATGAAGAATGTGAAAAGCCTAAGCCTTCACCAACTCCTTACTACTACAAGTCACCTCCTCCTCCTACACCAACTTACATATACAAGTCACCACCCCCACCATCACCAACTTATGTGTACAAGTCACCACCTCCACCATCACCTATATACAAACCCCCATATTACTACAACTCACCTCCTCCTCCAACACCAGTTTACAAGTACAATTCACCACCTCCACCATCACCAACTTACGTGTACAAGTCACCACCTCCACCATCACCTGCATACAAACCCCCATACTACTATAACTCACCTCCTCCTCCAACACCGGTTTACAAGTACAACTCACCACCTCCACCGTCACCAACATACGTGTATAAATCACCACCACCACCATCACCTATATACAAACCCCCGTACTACTACAATTCACCTCCTCCTCCAACACCAGTTTACAAGTACAATTCACCACCTCCACCATCACCAACTTATGTGTACAAGTCACCACCCCCACCATCACCGGTATACAAACCCCCGTACTACTACAACTCACCTCCTCCCCCAACACCAGTTTACAAATACAACTCACCTCCTCCACCGTCACCAACATACGTGTACAAGTCACCACCCCCACCATCACCTGTGTACAAACCCCCATACTACTACAACTCACCTCCTCCTCCAACCCCAGTTTACAAGTACAATTCACCACCCCCACCGTCACCAACATATGTCTACAAGTCTCCACCCCCGCCATCACCTGCGTACAAACCCCCATACTATTACAACTCACCTCCTCCACCAACGCCTGTTTATAAGTACAATTCTCCACCTCCACCGTCACCAACTTATGTGTACAAGTCACCACCCCCACCATCACCTGTATACAAACCCCCATACTACTATAACTCGCCTCCTCCTCCAACACCAGTTTACAAATACAGTTCACCTCCTCCTCCAACACCGGTTTATAAGTACAATTCACCTCCTCCACCATCACCAACTTACGTGTACAAGTCACCACCCCCACCATCACCGGTATACAAACCCCCATACTACTACAATTCACCTCCTCCACCATCACCAACTTACAAGTACAATTCACCACCTCCGCCATCACCAACTTATGTGTATAAGTCACCACCTCCACCATCACCAACTTATGTGTATAAGTCACCACCTCCACCATCACCTGTGTACAAACCCCCGTACTACTACAACTCACCTCCTCCTCCAACACCAGTTTACAAGTACAATTCACCTCCTCCACCAACACCAGTTTACAAGTACAATTCACCTCCTCCACCAACACCTATATACAAACCTCCATACTACTACAATTCACCTCCTCCTCCAACCCCAGTTTACAAGTACAACTCACCTCCTCCTCCAACACCGGTTTACAAATACAACTCCCCTCCTCCTCCAACACCGGTTTACAAGTACAACTCCCCTCCTCCTCCAACACCGGTTTACAAGTACAACTCAC CTCCTCCTCCATCACCGGTTTACAAGTACAACTCACCTCCTCCTCCATCACCTGTTTACAAGTACAACTCACCTCCTCCTCCATCACCGGTTTACAAGTACAACTCCCCTCCTCCTCCAACACCGGTTTACAAATACAACTCCCCTCCTCCTCCATCACCGGTTTACAAGTACAACTCCCCTCCTCCTCCATCACCGGTTTACAAGTACAACTCCCCCCCTCCTCCAACACCGGTTTACAAGTACAACTCCCCTCCTCCTCCAACACCGGTTTACAAGTACAACTCCCCACCTCCTCCAACACCGGTTTACAAGTACAAGTCACCACCTCCACCGTCACCAACTTACGAGTACAAATCTCCTCCTCCTCCAACACCAGTTTACAAGTACAAATCTCCACCTCCACCATCACCTACATATGTGTACAAGTCTCCTCCACCACCAACACCAGTTTACAAGTACAACTCACCACCTCCACCATCCCCATCACATCCCCCTCCATACTATTACAATTCTCCCCCACCGCCATCACCATCCCCACCTCCACCTTACTATTACCAATCCCCACCACCACCATCCTCTTCTCCACCACCTCCTTATTACTATCAAAGTCCTCCTCCCCCGTCTCCCACTCCTCATACTCCCTACTACTACAAATCCCCTCCACCACCAACGTCATCTCCTCCACCTCCTTACCACTATGTGAGTCCTCCCCCACCAACATCATCTCCTCCCCCACCATACCACTACACATCGCCACCTCCTCCCTCCCCGTCTCCTGCTCCCACATACATTTACAAATCACCTCCCCCACCAGTGAAATCGCCTCCCCCACCAGCTTACATTTATGCATCCCCACCACCACCTATCTACAAGTAA
- the LOC127091291 gene encoding extensin-2 isoform X14 produces MTARGSDPIRGRFRPEMAMALAIVLISTTVVSVAADGYPYSSPPPPTYEYKSPPPSTPSPPPPYEYKSPPPPPIEPPYEYKSPPPPPIEHKAPPYEYKSPPPPSASPPPPYEYKSPPPPSSSPPPPYYYKSPPPPSPSPPPPYYYKSPPPPSPSPPPPYYYKSPPPPSPVYKYNSPPPPSPTYVYKSPPPPTPVYKYKSPPPPSPTYVYKSPPPPTPVYKYKSPPPPSPTYVYKSPPPPTPVYKYKSPPPPSPTYVYKSPPPPTPVYKPPYYYNSPPPPTPVYKYKSPPPPSPTYVYKSPPPPTPVYKPPYYYNSPPPPTPVYKYNSPPPPSPTYVYKSPPPPAPVYKYNSPPPPTPVYKYNSPPPPSPVYKYNSPPPPSPVYVYKSPPPPTPVYKPPYYYNSPPPPTPVYKYNSPPPPSPTYVYKSPPPPSPVYKPPYYYNSPPPPTPVYKYNSPPPPTPVYKYNSPPPPTYYYNSPPPPVKSPPPPTPYYYQSPPPPKYTPPPYYYSSPPPPVVYPPHPYHHSLIVKVVGKVYSYKCYNWEYPEKSHDKKHLKGAVVEVKCKAGRNIIKAYGKTKNNGKYAITIPNFNYVKYGPTVCKAKLHAPPKGSPFNIPTKLNEGTDLWVKSKDKYEVVLKAKPFAYASKKHYEECEKPKPSPTPYYYKSPPPPTPTYIYKSPPPPSPTYVYKSPPPPSPIYKPPYYYNSPPPPTPVYKYNSPPPPSPTYVYKSPPPPSPAYKPPYYYNSPPPPTPVYKYNSPPPPSPTYVYKSPPPPSPIYKPPYYYNSPPPPTPVYKYNSPPPPSPTYVYKSPPPPSPVYKPPYYYNSPPPPTPVYKYNSPPPPSPTYVYKSPPPPSPVYKPPYYYNSPPPPTPVYKYNSPPPPSPTYVYKSPPPPSPAYKPPYYYNSPPPPTPVYKYNSPPPPSPTYVYKSPPPPSPVYKPPYYYNSPPPPTPVYKYSSPPPPTPVYKYNSPPPPSPTYVYKSPPPPSPVYKPPYYYNSPPPPSPTYKYNSPPPPSPTYVYKSPPPPSPTYVYKSPPPPSPVYKPPYYYNSPPPPTPVYKYNSPPPPTPVYKYNSPPPPTPIYKPPYYYNSPPPPTPVYKYNSPPPPTPVYKYNSPPPPSPVYKYNSPPPPTPVYKYNSPPPPSPVYKYNSPPPPSPVYKYNSPPPPTPVYKYNSPPPPTPVYKYNSPPPPTPVYKYKSPPPPSPTYEYKSPPPPTPVYKYKSPPPPSPTYVYKSPPPPTPVYKYNSPPPPSPSHPPPYYYNSPPPPSPSPPPPYYYQSPPPPSSSPPPPYYYQSPPPPSPTPHTPYYYKSPPPPTSSPPPPYHYVSPPPPTSSPPPPYHYTSPPPPSPSPAPTYIYKSPPPPVKSPPPPAYIYASPPPPIYK; encoded by the exons ATGACTGCTAGGGGCAGTGACCCCATAAGGGGTCGGTTTCGGCCGGAAATGGCCATGGCATTGGCCATTGTTCTGATTTCTACTACTGTGGTTTCTGTTGCTGCTGATGGTTACCCATACAGTTCTCCTCCACCACCAACTTATGAGTACAAGTCACCTCCACCATCAACTCCTTCACCACCACCTCCTTATGAGTACAAGTCACCCCCTCCACCACCCATTGAACCTCCTTATGAGTACAAGTCACCCCCTCCACCACCCATTGAACATAAGGCTCCACCATATGAGTACAAGTCACCTCCACCACCATCTGCCTCACCCCCACCTCCTTATGAGTACAAGTCTCCTCCACCACCTTCTTCATCACCTCCACCTCCTTACTACTATAAATCTCCACCACCACCCTCTCCCTCACCTCCACCACCTTACTACTACAAATCTCCTCCACCACCCTCTCCTTCCCCTCCTCCACCTTACTATTACAAGTCTCCCCCACCACCATCACCTGTTTACAAATACAATTCACCACCTCCACCATCACCAACTTATGTGTACAAATCTCCTCCTCCTCCAACACCAGTTTATAAATATAAATCACCACCTCCACCATCACCAACATATGTGTACAAGTCTCCTCCTCCTCCAACACCAGTTTACAAGTATAAGTCACCACCTCCACCATCACCAACATATGTGTACAAGTCTCCTCCTCCTCCAACACCAGTTTACAAGTATAAGTCACCACCTCCACCATCACCAACATATGTGTACAAGTCTCCTCCTCCTCCAACACCGGTATACAAACCTCCATACTACTACAATTCACCTCCTCCTCCAACACCAGTTTACAAATACAAATCACCACCTCCTCCATCACCAACTTACGTGTACAAGTCTCCTCCTCCACCAACACCAGTATACAAACCCCCATACTACTATAACTCACCTCCTCCTCCAACACCAGTTTACAAGTATAATTCACCACCTCCACCATCACCAACTTACGTGTACAAGTCTCCTCCTCCTCCCGCACCAGTTTATAAGTACAACTCACCACCTCCTCCAACACCAGTATACAAATACAACTCACCACCTCCTCCATCACCAGTTTACAAGTACAACTCACCACCTCCTCCATCACCAGTTTACGTCTACAAGTCACCACCCCCACCAACACCTGTATACAAACCCCCATACTACTACAACTCACCTCCTCCTCCAACACCAGTGTACAAGTACAATTCACCACCTCCACCGTCACCAACTTACGTGTACAAGTCACCACCCCCACCATCACCTGTATACAAACCCCCATACTACTACAACTCACCTCCTCCTCCAACACCAGTGTACAAGTACAATTCACCTCCTCCTCCAACACCGGTGTACAAATATAATTCACCTCCTCCTCCAACTTACTACTACAATTCGCCACCACCTCCGGTAAAATCTCCTCCTCCACCAACACCTTACTACTACCAATCTCCACCACCACCCAAGTACACTCCACCTCCATACTACTATAGCTCTCCTCCTCCCCCTGTTGTGTATCCCCCACATCCATATCACCACTCATTGATTGTGAAGGTAGTGGGTAAAGTCTACAGCTACAAGTGCTATAACTGGGAGTATCCTGAAAAGTCTCATGACAAGAAACACCTCAAAG GTGCTGTTGTTGAGGTCAAATGCAAAGCTGGAAGGAACATCATCAAGGCGTACGGTAAAACTAAGAACAATGGAAAGTACGCCATCACAATTCCAAACTTTAACTATGTGAAATATGGTCCCACAGTGTGCAAAGCCAAACTACATGCTCCACCTAAAGGCTCTCCATTCAACATCCCAACTAAGCTCAATGAGGGAACCGACTTGTGGGTAAAATCTAAAGACAAGTATGAAGTTGTGCTCAAGGCAAAGCCATTCGCCTATGCTTCTAAGAAGCATTATGAAGAATGTGAAAAGCCTAAGCCTTCACCAACTCCTTACTACTACAAGTCACCTCCTCCTCCTACACCAACTTACATATACAAGTCACCACCCCCACCATCACCAACTTATGTGTACAAGTCACCACCTCCACCATCACCTATATACAAACCCCCATATTACTACAACTCACCTCCTCCTCCAACACCAGTTTACAAGTACAATTCACCACCTCCACCATCACCAACTTACGTGTACAAGTCACCACCTCCACCATCACCTGCATACAAACCCCCATACTACTATAACTCACCTCCTCCTCCAACACCGGTTTACAAGTACAACTCACCACCTCCACCGTCACCAACATACGTGTATAAATCACCACCACCACCATCACCTATATACAAACCCCCGTACTACTACAATTCACCTCCTCCTCCAACACCAGTTTACAAGTACAATTCACCACCTCCACCATCACCAACTTATGTGTACAAGTCACCACCCCCACCATCACCGGTATACAAACCCCCGTACTACTACAACTCACCTCCTCCCCCAACACCAGTTTACAAATACAACTCACCTCCTCCACCGTCACCAACATACGTGTACAAGTCACCACCCCCACCATCACCTGTGTACAAACCCCCATACTACTACAACTCACCTCCTCCTCCAACCCCAGTTTACAAGTACAATTCACCACCCCCACCGTCACCAACATATGTCTACAAGTCTCCACCCCCGCCATCACCTGCGTACAAACCCCCATACTATTACAACTCACCTCCTCCACCAACGCCTGTTTATAAGTACAATTCTCCACCTCCACCGTCACCAACTTATGTGTACAAGTCACCACCCCCACCATCACCTGTATACAAACCCCCATACTACTATAACTCGCCTCCTCCTCCAACACCAGTTTACAAATACAGTTCACCTCCTCCTCCAACACCGGTTTATAAGTACAATTCACCTCCTCCACCATCACCAACTTACGTGTACAAGTCACCACCCCCACCATCACCGGTATACAAACCCCCATACTACTACAATTCACCTCCTCCACCATCACCAACTTACAAGTACAATTCACCACCTCCGCCATCACCAACTTATGTGTATAAGTCACCACCTCCACCATCACCAACTTATGTGTATAAGTCACCACCTCCACCATCACCTGTGTACAAACCCCCGTACTACTACAACTCACCTCCTCCTCCAACACCAGTTTACAAGTACAATTCACCTCCTCCACCAACACCAGTTTACAAGTACAATTCACCTCCTCCACCAACACCTATATACAAACCTCCATACTACTACAATTCACCTCCTCCTCCAACCCCAGTTTACAAGTACAACTCACCTCCTCCTCCAACACCGGTTTACAAATACAACTCCC CTCCTCCTCCATCACCGGTTTACAAGTACAACTCCCCTCCTCCTCCAACACCGGTTTACAAATACAACTCCCCTCCTCCTCCATCACCGGTTTACAAGTACAACTCCCCTCCTCCTCCATCACCGGTTTACAAGTACAACTCCCCCCCTCCTCCAACACCGGTTTACAAGTACAACTCCCCTCCTCCTCCAACACCGGTTTACAAGTACAACTCCCCACCTCCTCCAACACCGGTTTACAAGTACAAGTCACCACCTCCACCGTCACCAACTTACGAGTACAAATCTCCTCCTCCTCCAACACCAGTTTACAAGTACAAATCTCCACCTCCACCATCACCTACATATGTGTACAAGTCTCCTCCACCACCAACACCAGTTTACAAGTACAACTCACCACCTCCACCATCCCCATCACATCCCCCTCCATACTATTACAATTCTCCCCCACCGCCATCACCATCCCCACCTCCACCTTACTATTACCAATCCCCACCACCACCATCCTCTTCTCCACCACCTCCTTATTACTATCAAAGTCCTCCTCCCCCGTCTCCCACTCCTCATACTCCCTACTACTACAAATCCCCTCCACCACCAACGTCATCTCCTCCACCTCCTTACCACTATGTGAGTCCTCCCCCACCAACATCATCTCCTCCCCCACCATACCACTACACATCGCCACCTCCTCCCTCCCCGTCTCCTGCTCCCACATACATTTACAAATCACCTCCCCCACCAGTGAAATCGCCTCCCCCACCAGCTTACATTTATGCATCCCCACCACCACCTATCTACAAGTAA